A single Anatilimnocola floriformis DNA region contains:
- a CDS encoding catalase — protein sequence MAKRTSARATKNNNRDDSPKVADLQMETEDGTGQLLTSNQGVPVNDDHNSLKAGDRGPSLLEDFLLREKITHFDHERIPERVVHARGSGAHGYFELDRSLAKFTRAAFLQEAGSRTPVFVRFSTVAGSRGSTDLARDVRGFAIKFYTQEGNFDLVGNNMPVFFIQDAIKFPDLIHAVKPEPHNEIPQAASAHDTFWDFISLTPESAHMIMWLMSDRAIPRSLRMIEGFGVHTFRFVNAKGESTFLKWHLKPALGMKSVLWDEAQRISGCDPDFHRRDLWEAIDSGNFPEWEVGVQLIPEADEHKFDFDLLDPTKIVPEELVPVTPIGKLVLDRNPYNFFAEVEQVAFHTGHVVSGIDFTNDPLLQGRLFSYTDTQLIRLGGPNFHEIPINRPISPLHNNQRDGFMRQMINRGVTSYDPNTLAAGNPRQAKIAEGGFASYQERIGAAKIRARSPSFNDHFSQAAMFFHSQTTVEQRHMINALRFELGKCAHQSVRERVLYLLSQIDDGLAAAVAEGLGIKVPKRLDDHLNQNYGANADPKSVQPKKFTGKPIDSPALSIHRMVKPGMQTAKIAILLADGFDEAGVKAISQAVSAAGGLAKIIAPHGGTVAGDKGTEMAVDFSLPTVCSVLFDAVYVAGGEKCVRTIESNPRVQEFIEEAHKHCKAIAADDAAHEFLKSTRVRLSIEAGDPAVIVEAGSPKQVANAFIDAISKYRNWKREELTLTHG from the coding sequence ATGGCCAAACGTACCTCAGCTCGTGCTACGAAAAACAACAATCGCGATGATTCGCCAAAAGTTGCCGATCTCCAAATGGAAACTGAGGACGGTACAGGGCAATTGTTGACGAGCAACCAAGGCGTGCCGGTCAATGACGATCACAATTCCCTCAAGGCAGGTGATCGCGGACCATCGCTGCTGGAAGACTTTCTGCTGCGGGAAAAGATTACGCACTTCGATCATGAGAGAATTCCCGAGCGCGTGGTACACGCGCGAGGCAGTGGCGCACACGGCTACTTCGAGCTTGACCGCTCGCTGGCGAAGTTCACCCGCGCTGCATTCCTGCAAGAGGCTGGCAGCCGCACGCCAGTCTTTGTGCGGTTCTCCACCGTCGCGGGCTCACGCGGTTCGACTGATCTTGCGCGCGATGTGCGTGGTTTTGCAATCAAGTTTTATACGCAGGAAGGGAACTTCGATCTCGTCGGCAATAACATGCCTGTGTTCTTCATCCAGGACGCGATCAAGTTCCCGGATTTGATTCACGCCGTTAAGCCCGAGCCGCACAATGAAATTCCACAAGCCGCCAGCGCCCACGATACGTTCTGGGACTTCATCTCGCTGACGCCCGAGTCGGCCCACATGATCATGTGGCTCATGTCCGACCGCGCTATCCCTCGCAGTCTGCGCATGATTGAAGGCTTTGGCGTTCACACATTTCGTTTCGTGAACGCCAAAGGTGAATCGACGTTCCTGAAATGGCATTTGAAGCCGGCGCTCGGCATGAAATCTGTCTTGTGGGACGAGGCACAGCGAATCTCCGGATGCGATCCCGATTTCCATCGTCGTGATCTGTGGGAAGCAATCGACTCCGGCAACTTTCCCGAGTGGGAAGTCGGCGTACAGCTCATTCCCGAGGCTGACGAGCATAAGTTTGATTTCGATCTGCTCGACCCTACGAAAATCGTTCCGGAAGAGTTGGTGCCGGTGACACCGATTGGAAAACTCGTTTTGGATCGCAATCCATATAATTTTTTTGCCGAGGTGGAACAGGTAGCGTTTCACACGGGGCACGTGGTGTCTGGTATCGATTTCACGAACGATCCACTGCTGCAAGGGCGACTGTTTTCCTATACCGATACGCAGCTCATTCGCTTAGGCGGCCCCAACTTCCACGAGATTCCGATCAACAGGCCCATCAGCCCATTGCACAATAACCAGCGTGACGGGTTCATGCGTCAGATGATCAATCGAGGCGTGACCTCGTACGATCCGAATACACTTGCTGCTGGTAACCCTCGCCAGGCGAAGATCGCTGAAGGAGGGTTCGCGTCGTACCAGGAACGCATTGGAGCGGCAAAGATCCGGGCTCGCAGTCCGAGCTTCAACGACCATTTCTCTCAGGCGGCAATGTTCTTCCATAGCCAGACAACCGTGGAACAACGGCACATGATCAACGCGCTGCGCTTCGAGCTCGGTAAGTGCGCACACCAATCCGTTCGTGAGCGAGTTCTCTATCTGCTGTCTCAAATTGATGATGGCTTGGCCGCCGCGGTCGCTGAAGGGCTGGGAATCAAAGTGCCCAAGAGACTCGACGACCATCTGAATCAGAACTATGGCGCCAACGCGGATCCGAAATCAGTACAACCGAAGAAGTTCACTGGAAAACCGATCGACTCGCCAGCGTTGAGTATTCATCGAATGGTAAAGCCTGGAATGCAAACCGCCAAGATCGCGATTTTGCTGGCGGACGGTTTCGATGAAGCGGGCGTCAAGGCGATTTCTCAAGCTGTATCCGCGGCCGGTGGCTTGGCAAAGATCATCGCGCCGCACGGAGGAACAGTCGCCGGCGACAAAGGTACGGAAATGGCAGTCGACTTCAGTCTGCCAACAGTTTGCTCTGTATTGTTCGATGCGGTTTATGTTGCTGGCGGCGAAAAATGCGTGAGAACCATCGAGAGCAATCCGCGTGTGCAGGAGTTCATCGAAGAGGCCCACAAGCACTGCAAGGCCATCGCGGCCGACGATGCCGCCCATGAGTTCTTGAAGTCAACGCGTGTGCGCCTTTCGATTGAAGCTGGTGACCCAGCTGTCATCGTTGAAGCCGGTTCACCGAAGCAAGTTGCAAACGCTTTCATTGATGCGATCAGCAAGTATCGAAACTGGAAACGCGAAGAGTTGACACTCACACACGGGTAG
- a CDS encoding anti-sigma regulatory factor, whose translation MPVIKTETLPVQTDQDIVLVRQTVRKLSQQAAFSLVDQTKFVTAASELARNTVIYGGGGTMQWETFTEGVRNCVRLTFVDQGPGIANLELALTDGWTSGRGMGMGLSGSKRLVNEFDIQSAPGKGTRVMIARWK comes from the coding sequence ATGCCAGTGATCAAGACTGAGACGTTGCCCGTCCAGACTGACCAAGACATCGTCTTGGTTCGCCAAACCGTACGAAAACTGTCGCAACAAGCGGCCTTTAGCCTGGTCGATCAGACGAAGTTTGTCACCGCAGCCAGCGAGCTCGCTCGCAACACCGTCATTTATGGCGGCGGCGGGACGATGCAATGGGAAACATTTACCGAGGGGGTTCGTAATTGCGTTCGCCTGACGTTTGTCGATCAAGGACCGGGCATTGCGAATCTGGAACTCGCGTTGACGGATGGCTGGACATCGGGCCGGGGTATGGGCATGGGCTTGTCTGGTTCCAAACGGCTGGTGAATGAATTCGACATTCAAAGCGCGCCGGGCAAGGGAACGCGCGTGATGATTGCGCGCTGGAAATAA
- a CDS encoding DUF1559 family PulG-like putative transporter: MRSFLCPADGSNGRIMGSPFGCTNYVASSGSGLIDGGNLATADGVFLLGVPQADRDITDGLSQTIAFSERTLGLGQVGSTTLDIQRSMREFPGAASPTSSLCDSTSSRTWNSERGGKWILGNYGNTLYNHSYPPNAAAWDCLNATQQKALMSARSQHANGVIVLHCDGSTHFVMDSIELSTWQALATRAGGEVVE, encoded by the coding sequence GTGCGGAGCTTCTTGTGTCCTGCCGATGGCTCCAATGGTCGGATCATGGGTTCACCGTTCGGCTGCACGAATTACGTTGCGAGTTCCGGCAGTGGCTTGATCGACGGTGGTAATCTCGCGACGGCCGATGGAGTGTTCCTGCTTGGCGTGCCTCAGGCAGATCGCGACATCACCGACGGATTGTCTCAGACGATTGCATTTAGCGAACGAACGCTTGGCTTAGGCCAAGTCGGCTCGACAACACTGGACATACAACGCTCCATGCGCGAGTTCCCCGGCGCCGCCTCACCCACTAGCAGTTTGTGTGATTCGACGAGTAGTAGAACCTGGAATAGCGAGCGAGGCGGCAAATGGATTTTGGGCAACTACGGCAACACGCTTTACAACCATTCGTACCCTCCGAATGCCGCGGCCTGGGATTGCCTTAACGCGACTCAACAAAAGGCTCTAATGTCGGCCCGTAGCCAACACGCGAATGGAGTTATTGTGCTGCACTGTGACGGCAGCACTCATTTCGTCATGGATTCGATTGAACTTTCGACCTGGCAGGCGCTGGCCACGCGGGCAGGCGGCGAAGTCGTGGAGTAA
- a CDS encoding sensor histidine kinase has protein sequence MRRSLDFTFRNLIWNMSLEKEIAEAREENQQLHGDVQNYARQIEALREELAETNQGVVALYAELDNQANALREATALKSRFLSYMSHEFRTPLGSIRSIARLLLDRLDGELTPEQEKQIRFIDNSAIELTDMVNDLLDLARIEAGRVAISAEWFEMVDLFAALRGMFRPLLANSEVKLILEEPIDLPRIYTDNKKLSIILRNYISNSIKFTPTGEIRVSVGRIDDEQVQFSVSDTGIGIAPEFQHMIFEDFTQVDSPLQKKWRGSGLGLSLSKKLATLLGGSVSMTSEPNVGSIFSVVIPIQFAEEAPEGTNSAALPTRNET, from the coding sequence ATGCGTCGTTCGCTCGACTTCACCTTTCGCAATCTGATTTGGAATATGTCACTGGAAAAAGAGATCGCCGAAGCGCGCGAAGAGAACCAACAACTGCATGGCGATGTACAAAATTACGCGCGGCAGATTGAAGCACTGCGCGAAGAGTTGGCAGAGACCAACCAAGGCGTGGTCGCACTCTACGCGGAACTTGACAACCAGGCCAATGCGTTGCGGGAAGCCACCGCGCTGAAGAGCAGATTTTTGTCGTACATGAGTCACGAGTTCCGCACACCTCTCGGTTCGATTCGCAGCATAGCGAGGTTATTGCTCGATCGCCTTGATGGCGAATTGACCCCAGAGCAAGAAAAGCAGATCCGCTTCATCGACAACTCGGCGATCGAGTTGACGGACATGGTCAACGACTTGCTCGATCTCGCTCGCATTGAAGCTGGCCGCGTGGCGATTTCCGCCGAGTGGTTCGAAATGGTAGATCTCTTTGCCGCTCTACGCGGCATGTTCCGTCCACTCCTCGCCAACTCCGAAGTGAAGTTGATACTCGAAGAGCCGATTGATCTGCCGCGAATTTACACGGACAACAAAAAACTCTCGATCATTCTGCGCAACTACATTTCGAACTCGATCAAGTTCACGCCGACCGGCGAAATCCGAGTTTCCGTCGGACGTATCGACGACGAGCAAGTGCAGTTCAGCGTCAGCGACACCGGCATTGGCATTGCACCCGAATTTCAGCACATGATCTTCGAGGACTTCACGCAAGTCGATTCGCCTTTGCAAAAGAAGTGGCGTGGCAGCGGCCTCGGCCTTTCGCTCAGCAAGAAACTGGCGACACTGCTGGGCGGCTCGGTTAGCATGACGAGCGAACCAAATGTCGGCTCTATATTTTCCGTGGTAATTCCCATTCAATTTGCCGAGGAAGCTCCTGAGGGGACAAACTCCGCAGCCCTGCCGACTCGTAACGAGACTTAG
- a CDS encoding zinc-dependent alcohol dehydrogenase — protein sequence MKALCWHGTGKVQVDNVPEPKIQDSRDAIIRITASGICGSDLHLLDGFIPTMKSGDILGHEPMGIVEEVGSGVTKLRRGDRVVVPFTISCGSCFFCEKQLFSCCDRSNPNAEIAAKLMGHSPAGLFGYSHMLGGFAGGQAEYLRVPFADIGPIKIESNLPDEKVLFLSDIFPTGYMAAENCDIEPGDTVAIWGCGPVGQFAIQSSWMFKAGRVIAIDRVPERLRMAEQHGKAETIDFSQDDVYTRLQEMTGGRGPDRVIDAVGCEAHAASTWGVVVDKVSSTVMPSDQLHALSEAIKCCRKGGTVSVPGAYGGLADKLPLGAFMNKGLTMKTGQTHMQKYMKPLLQKIEDAEIDPSFVITHRVQLKDAADAYYTFRDKKDGCIKVVLAP from the coding sequence ATGAAGGCATTGTGCTGGCACGGAACTGGTAAAGTTCAAGTTGATAACGTCCCCGAACCAAAGATCCAGGACTCACGGGATGCAATCATTCGCATTACCGCCTCCGGGATTTGTGGCTCCGACCTGCATCTACTCGATGGCTTCATCCCAACGATGAAGTCGGGCGACATTTTGGGCCATGAACCGATGGGCATCGTCGAAGAAGTCGGCTCCGGTGTGACGAAGCTAAGGCGGGGCGATCGAGTTGTCGTTCCCTTTACCATTTCCTGCGGCAGTTGCTTCTTTTGTGAAAAGCAGCTGTTTTCCTGCTGCGATCGGTCAAATCCCAACGCCGAAATCGCTGCCAAACTCATGGGGCATTCACCGGCGGGATTGTTCGGCTACTCGCACATGCTCGGCGGATTCGCCGGAGGCCAGGCAGAATACCTGCGTGTTCCGTTTGCCGATATCGGCCCGATCAAGATCGAATCCAACTTGCCGGACGAAAAGGTTTTGTTCCTCTCCGATATCTTCCCAACGGGATACATGGCCGCGGAAAACTGCGACATCGAGCCTGGTGATACCGTCGCGATCTGGGGATGCGGTCCAGTCGGGCAATTTGCGATTCAAAGTTCCTGGATGTTCAAAGCAGGACGCGTCATCGCAATTGACCGAGTTCCCGAACGATTGCGCATGGCCGAGCAGCATGGCAAGGCGGAAACAATCGACTTCAGCCAGGATGATGTCTATACGCGGCTTCAAGAAATGACGGGAGGCCGTGGACCGGATCGAGTAATCGATGCCGTCGGCTGCGAAGCTCACGCGGCGAGCACCTGGGGAGTGGTCGTCGACAAGGTTTCGAGCACCGTGATGCCGTCCGACCAATTGCACGCCCTCAGTGAAGCCATCAAATGTTGCCGCAAGGGTGGGACCGTGTCTGTCCCCGGCGCATACGGCGGATTGGCAGACAAACTTCCACTCGGAGCTTTCATGAACAAAGGCCTGACGATGAAGACAGGCCAGACGCACATGCAGAAATACATGAAGCCGCTCCTCCAAAAAATCGAGGACGCGGAGATCGATCCTTCATTTGTGATTACGCATCGCGTGCAACTGAAAGATGCCGCCGACGCGTATTACACGTTTCGCGATAAGAAAGACGGCTGCATCAAGGTTGTCCTTGCTCCGTAG
- a CDS encoding STAS domain-containing protein, with product MAKSQSKLATILQKYEDDLLKEWIKEMKSGGSAKEARISETEVSSQAKEFISLLQQAAQNGNLTDTNKPEWAALGQFIDSISRSRVLQGFAADETATFVYSFKKPFFSRLRAELGRDADVLGEEVWNATLLLDQLGLMCVRSFQKSREEVINRQQEEMLELSTPVVKLWDGVLALPMIGTLDSARTQIVMESLLQRIVDTGSEIAIIDITGVPTVDTLVAQHLLKTVTAIRLMGADCIISGVRPQIAQTIVHLGVDLAGVTTKASLADALRVALRQSGFVVTKLVAEKRS from the coding sequence ATGGCCAAAAGTCAATCCAAACTCGCTACTATCCTGCAAAAGTACGAAGATGATCTGCTGAAAGAGTGGATCAAAGAAATGAAGTCCGGCGGCTCTGCAAAGGAAGCCCGCATCAGTGAAACGGAGGTCAGTTCGCAAGCTAAGGAGTTTATCAGCCTACTGCAGCAGGCGGCTCAAAACGGCAACCTGACCGACACCAACAAACCCGAATGGGCTGCCTTGGGGCAGTTTATCGACAGCATTTCGCGATCGCGCGTGCTGCAGGGATTTGCTGCCGACGAAACGGCAACTTTTGTCTACTCATTCAAAAAGCCGTTTTTCAGCCGCTTGCGAGCGGAACTCGGCCGCGACGCCGATGTGCTGGGCGAAGAAGTCTGGAATGCCACACTTTTGCTCGACCAATTGGGCCTAATGTGCGTGCGGTCGTTCCAAAAGAGCCGCGAGGAAGTGATCAACCGCCAACAAGAGGAAATGTTGGAACTCTCCACACCCGTCGTGAAACTGTGGGACGGCGTGCTGGCCCTGCCGATGATTGGCACCCTCGACAGCGCCCGCACGCAGATTGTGATGGAATCACTGCTGCAGCGGATCGTCGACACGGGATCGGAGATCGCCATCATCGATATCACGGGCGTGCCGACGGTCGACACATTGGTCGCCCAACACCTGCTGAAGACCGTGACGGCCATTCGCCTGATGGGTGCCGATTGCATCATCAGCGGCGTACGACCACAAATCGCTCAGACGATTGTGCATTTGGGCGTGGATCTGGCAGGCGTGACGACGAAGGCTTCGCTGGCCGATGCACTGCGCGTCGCGCTCCGGCAATCTGGCTTCGTTGTTACCAAGCTGGTCGCCGAGAAGCGGAGCTAA
- a CDS encoding ATP-binding SpoIIE family protein phosphatase, which yields MYCHAVFPVIEITQVGEARRQAARLAEAAGLNESLIGKISVVVSELATNLVRYAKKGEILLRPLNDAAGPGLEVIAVDHGPGIVNTGRSLEDGYSTGGTAGNGLGAVKRLSTEFDIFGSLASATQPGGTVVFSRMRAIPAHKRSMFEWGTIERPAPHEIECGDTWRIVERGHELSILMVDGLGHGPQAAESAAVAAEVFSVNPFAAPTELLPIADRRLRGMRGATIAITQINACDNKLTYAGVGNIAGHLRSRTGEWRKGLMSHNGTVGAEMRKVQQIEYDYPEQPLLILHSDGLQTRWLLENYPGLINCHPAVIAAVLARDFTRGRDDLTVCVVRSTSPFAI from the coding sequence ATGTACTGCCACGCTGTATTCCCGGTGATCGAAATCACGCAAGTCGGCGAAGCTCGTCGCCAAGCCGCGCGCTTGGCGGAAGCCGCGGGCCTCAATGAATCGCTGATCGGCAAGATCTCGGTCGTGGTGTCGGAACTCGCTACAAATCTGGTGCGTTACGCCAAGAAAGGTGAGATTCTGCTTCGTCCTTTGAACGATGCCGCGGGGCCGGGGTTGGAAGTGATTGCGGTCGATCATGGGCCGGGCATCGTGAACACGGGCCGCAGTTTGGAAGATGGCTACTCCACGGGCGGCACTGCGGGCAACGGCCTCGGCGCAGTCAAACGTTTGTCGACCGAGTTCGATATTTTTGGTTCGCTCGCCAGCGCGACTCAGCCAGGCGGCACGGTGGTTTTCAGCCGCATGCGGGCCATTCCAGCGCACAAAAGATCAATGTTCGAATGGGGCACGATCGAAAGGCCCGCACCCCACGAAATCGAATGCGGCGACACGTGGAGAATTGTTGAGCGCGGCCATGAACTCAGCATTCTGATGGTCGACGGCTTGGGACATGGTCCGCAGGCGGCGGAGTCTGCTGCCGTCGCCGCGGAGGTCTTCAGCGTGAATCCCTTCGCTGCCCCGACCGAGTTGCTGCCGATCGCCGATCGCCGCCTGCGTGGAATGCGCGGCGCGACGATCGCCATCACTCAGATCAACGCGTGCGACAACAAACTGACCTACGCGGGCGTCGGCAACATTGCCGGGCACTTGCGCTCGCGTACCGGCGAATGGCGCAAAGGCCTGATGTCGCACAATGGCACGGTTGGTGCGGAGATGCGAAAGGTGCAGCAGATTGAGTACGATTATCCCGAGCAGCCTTTGTTGATCCTGCATTCCGACGGCTTGCAGACCCGCTGGCTGTTGGAAAATTATCCAGGTTTGATCAATTGCCATCCCGCCGTGATTGCTGCCGTGCTGGCGCGCGATTTCACCCGCGGCCGCGACGATTTAACCGTATGCGTCGTTCGCTCGACTTCACCTTTCGCAATCTGA
- a CDS encoding SDR family oxidoreductase gives MQSQPKSPLPAQMQSKPGLDSEMTPEPRYLAPLYKGAGKLNDKVALITGGDSGIGRSVAVLFAREGAAVAIVYLPAEQSDAEVTAQAIEKEGAKSLLLPGDVTIRAFCQSAVEQTVRKFGRLDILVNNAAYQQTNQDFADISDEQWDLTFRTNISGYFYMAQSALPHLRPGAAIINTGSITGFEGSKTLVDYASTKGAIHAFTKSLAQNLAEKRIRVNCVAPGPIWTPLQPASKPAEQVAEHGADTPLKRPGQPEEVAPAFVFFASEADSSYISGEVLTVLGWETSAA, from the coding sequence ATGCAAAGTCAGCCGAAGTCACCCCTTCCCGCGCAAATGCAAAGCAAGCCCGGCCTTGATTCGGAAATGACGCCCGAGCCGCGTTATCTAGCCCCACTCTACAAAGGGGCCGGCAAGCTGAACGACAAAGTAGCGCTCATTACGGGCGGCGACTCAGGAATCGGCCGGTCCGTTGCAGTGCTCTTCGCGCGTGAAGGGGCAGCTGTCGCGATTGTCTATCTTCCGGCGGAGCAATCAGATGCCGAGGTGACTGCTCAGGCGATCGAGAAAGAGGGAGCTAAATCTCTGCTGCTCCCAGGCGATGTGACGATCAGAGCGTTTTGCCAAAGTGCCGTCGAGCAAACGGTGCGGAAATTCGGCCGCCTCGATATCCTCGTAAACAACGCGGCATACCAGCAAACCAACCAGGACTTCGCTGACATTTCGGATGAGCAGTGGGATCTTACGTTTCGCACGAACATTTCGGGCTACTTCTACATGGCTCAGTCGGCCTTGCCACATCTGCGACCGGGCGCTGCGATCATCAATACCGGCTCCATTACCGGCTTTGAAGGGAGCAAAACACTCGTCGACTACGCGTCGACGAAGGGTGCCATTCATGCTTTCACAAAATCACTTGCGCAGAATCTGGCCGAGAAGCGAATTCGCGTAAACTGTGTCGCGCCAGGACCTATATGGACACCACTGCAGCCTGCCTCCAAGCCGGCCGAGCAAGTTGCTGAACACGGTGCCGACACTCCGCTAAAGCGCCCCGGTCAACCAGAAGAAGTCGCCCCCGCATTCGTGTTTTTCGCCTCGGAAGCTGATTCGAGTTACATCAGCGGCGAAGTCCTGACCGTGCTGGGCTGGGAGACAAGTGCAGCTTAG
- a CDS encoding STAS domain-containing protein codes for MERIPILKLGNVLLVTIQVDLHDQIAMALQDDLTSRIEKTDAKGVLIDISALEMVDSFIGRMIANISNMSRILDAQTVVVGMQPAVAITLVELGLSLRGVKTALNVDKGMAYLRSKLSTDDVVTDSEESGDASDQD; via the coding sequence ATGGAACGCATTCCAATTTTGAAGCTGGGCAACGTGCTGCTCGTGACCATCCAAGTTGATCTACACGATCAAATTGCGATGGCTTTGCAAGACGATTTGACCTCGCGGATTGAGAAAACGGACGCAAAGGGTGTGCTCATCGACATCTCGGCGCTCGAGATGGTCGACTCGTTCATCGGCCGCATGATTGCCAACATCTCGAACATGTCGAGGATTCTTGATGCGCAAACGGTTGTGGTCGGTATGCAACCTGCCGTGGCGATCACGCTGGTCGAATTGGGACTGTCGCTGCGAGGCGTGAAGACCGCGTTGAATGTGGACAAAGGGATGGCCTATTTACGCAGCAAGCTCTCCACCGATGATGTCGTGACCGACAGCGAGGAGAGTGGCGATGCCAGTGATCAAGACTGA
- a CDS encoding ATP-binding response regulator produces MSLANSRILVVDDNPATRYSTTRVLKSAGFHLQEAGTGTEALAIVAQGVDLVVLDINLPDIDGFEVCRQIRASERMSRLPVVHLSATFVKDVDKAHGLDVGANGYLTHPVEPPVLIATVSAFLRAWRAEQEREALLISERAAREEAESANRFKDEFLATLSHELRTPLQAIIGWTQLLKTGSLDPQDLAEGIRVIERNAQLQTQLISDLLDVARITSGKLRLDVQPVDPATIIESALIAVLPAAQARGMRIQKMLDTSTGTINGDPARLQQVVWNLVNNAVKFTQKGGKVEVTLRRINSHVEIVVADNGPGIAPELLPSIFDRFRQGDSTITRSHGGLGLGLAIAKQLVELHGGQISAHSDGLGMGAKFSVVLPLAVTKSSAVENFAAATAGRTDDSAADTVKLDGVRVLIVDDDNDSRNMLVRLLKNCGAETRDLNGATQVVAAVNEFQPHLLISDLGMPSVDGFELIRSIRSGGYAVQTLPAIALTGFASSEDRRKALLAGFQAHMAKPVDPRELTGAIATLLGRTGQP; encoded by the coding sequence ATGTCGCTTGCCAATTCGCGCATTCTCGTCGTCGACGACAATCCCGCGACACGGTATTCCACCACGCGCGTGCTGAAAAGCGCGGGCTTTCACTTGCAAGAAGCAGGCACCGGGACGGAAGCTCTAGCTATCGTCGCGCAAGGTGTGGACCTGGTCGTTCTCGATATCAATCTGCCGGACATCGACGGCTTTGAAGTTTGTCGCCAGATTCGCGCTAGTGAGCGTATGAGCCGGTTGCCTGTGGTTCATCTTTCGGCGACGTTCGTCAAAGACGTCGACAAAGCTCACGGCCTTGACGTGGGCGCCAACGGCTATCTGACGCATCCCGTAGAGCCGCCAGTGTTGATCGCCACCGTTTCGGCGTTTCTGCGCGCGTGGCGGGCCGAACAAGAACGCGAAGCGCTGCTCATCAGCGAACGCGCCGCTCGCGAAGAAGCCGAAAGCGCGAATCGCTTCAAAGACGAATTCTTAGCGACACTCTCGCATGAACTTCGCACGCCGCTACAAGCAATTATCGGCTGGACGCAACTGCTGAAGACCGGCAGTCTCGACCCTCAAGATCTGGCCGAAGGCATTCGCGTGATCGAGCGCAATGCGCAGCTGCAAACGCAGTTGATCTCGGACTTGCTTGATGTGGCCCGTATTACTTCCGGAAAACTGCGCCTAGATGTTCAGCCTGTCGATCCCGCGACGATCATCGAATCGGCGCTCATCGCTGTACTGCCCGCCGCACAAGCCCGCGGAATGCGCATTCAAAAAATGCTCGATACGTCGACTGGAACCATCAACGGCGATCCCGCCCGGCTGCAACAGGTGGTTTGGAATCTGGTCAACAATGCCGTTAAGTTCACGCAGAAAGGTGGCAAGGTCGAAGTCACGTTGAGGCGCATCAATTCGCATGTCGAGATCGTCGTCGCCGATAACGGACCAGGGATAGCCCCAGAATTGCTGCCGAGTATCTTCGATCGTTTTCGGCAGGGCGATTCGACCATCACGCGTTCGCACGGCGGCTTGGGTCTAGGTCTAGCCATCGCCAAGCAATTGGTTGAACTGCATGGCGGGCAAATCAGCGCGCACAGTGATGGCCTCGGGATGGGTGCCAAGTTCAGCGTTGTGCTCCCGTTGGCGGTCACCAAGTCATCCGCTGTCGAAAATTTTGCTGCCGCGACGGCGGGGCGGACGGACGATTCTGCTGCGGACACCGTCAAGCTCGATGGAGTGCGAGTGCTCATAGTCGACGACGACAACGACAGTCGGAACATGCTCGTGCGGTTACTCAAAAACTGTGGTGCCGAAACGCGCGACCTGAATGGTGCGACCCAAGTCGTCGCTGCGGTGAACGAGTTTCAGCCGCATCTGTTGATCAGCGACCTGGGAATGCCAAGTGTGGATGGATTTGAATTAATCCGCTCGATCCGCTCAGGTGGATATGCAGTTCAGACGCTGCCGGCAATTGCTCTGACCGGCTTTGCAAGCTCTGAAGACCGACGGAAAGCGTTGCTTGCGGGATTTCAAGCGCATATGGCTAAACCCGTTGACCCTCGCGAACTCACCGGTGCAATCGCTACGCTTTTAGGTCGAACGGGACAGCCTTGA